A single Brevundimonas sp. SL130 DNA region contains:
- a CDS encoding DUF4198 domain-containing protein — protein MKKTITLLAFAAALAAPMAAQAHRAWMSPTSTSLSGNDAWVGFDAGMSNGVFIPDHAAMRMNGLVVTAPDGSAVQPEHLMQGQYRTTFDVHLTQNGTYKVANVMGGVMASYKLNGEQKRWRGTAAEFPAALPAGATEVQATRTASRIETFVTLNNATDGVFKPTGEGLELVPVTHPNDLAAGEAATFKLVKDGQPAADLEVTIARGGVRYRDNPEEMTVKTGADGAFTVTWPEAGMYWLNASVRAPAQGETLGSNASYVAVMEVLP, from the coding sequence ATGAAAAAGACGATCACGCTTCTGGCTTTCGCCGCCGCCCTGGCTGCGCCCATGGCCGCCCAGGCCCACCGCGCCTGGATGTCTCCCACCTCGACCAGCCTGTCGGGCAATGACGCCTGGGTCGGGTTCGACGCCGGCATGTCGAACGGGGTCTTCATCCCCGATCACGCCGCCATGCGGATGAACGGCCTGGTGGTGACGGCGCCGGACGGATCGGCCGTTCAGCCCGAACATCTGATGCAGGGCCAGTACCGCACCACCTTCGACGTCCACCTGACGCAGAACGGCACCTACAAGGTCGCCAATGTCATGGGCGGCGTCATGGCCAGCTACAAGCTGAACGGGGAACAGAAGCGCTGGCGCGGAACCGCGGCCGAGTTTCCTGCGGCCCTGCCGGCAGGCGCGACCGAGGTCCAGGCGACCCGCACCGCCAGCCGGATCGAGACCTTCGTCACCCTGAACAACGCCACCGACGGCGTCTTCAAGCCGACGGGCGAGGGGCTGGAACTGGTTCCCGTGACCCATCCCAACGACCTGGCCGCCGGCGAAGCCGCGACCTTCAAACTGGTCAAGGACGGGCAACCGGCCGCCGATCTGGAGGTCACAATCGCGCGCGGCGGCGTGCGCTATCGCGACAATCCCGAGGAAATGACGGTCAAGACCGGCGCCGACGGCGCCTTCACCGTGACCTGGCCCGAAGCCGGCATGTACTGGCTGAACGCCTCGGTTCGTGCGCCGGCGCAGGGCGAGACCCTGGGTTCGAACGCCAGCTATGTGGCGGTGATGGAAGTCCTGCCCTAA
- a CDS encoding DUF2271 domain-containing protein yields MRLLPIVITTAGLSLAAAAPALAADLSVTVDVPRLNTASYHRPYVAVWIERPDQTAVQTLAVWYQQTRNNEGDGKDWLKDLRTWWRKGGRAMSLPADGVSGATRAPGRQTITVPAARLRGLQPGQYTIVVEAARELGGREVVRVPFRWGGANTANASGSTELGAVSVSVSR; encoded by the coding sequence ATGCGCCTGCTTCCCATCGTCATCACTACGGCCGGGCTTTCCCTGGCCGCCGCCGCGCCGGCTCTGGCTGCGGATCTGTCGGTCACCGTCGATGTGCCGCGGCTGAACACCGCCTCCTATCACCGCCCCTATGTGGCGGTGTGGATCGAGCGGCCGGATCAGACGGCGGTCCAGACCCTGGCGGTCTGGTACCAGCAGACCCGCAACAACGAGGGCGACGGCAAGGACTGGCTGAAGGATCTGCGCACCTGGTGGCGCAAGGGCGGCCGGGCCATGAGCCTGCCGGCCGACGGCGTCTCCGGCGCCACCCGCGCGCCGGGTCGCCAGACCATCACCGTCCCCGCCGCCCGCCTGCGCGGCCTTCAACCCGGCCAGTACACGATCGTCGTCGAGGCGGCGCGTGAGCTGGGCGGACGCGAAGTCGTGCGCGTGCCCTTCCGCTGGGGCGGCGCCAACACCGCCAATGCTTCCGGATCCACCGAACTGGGCGCCGTGAGCGTCTCCGTCTCTCGCTGA
- a CDS encoding PepSY-associated TM helix domain-containing protein — MNGARSFWLKQLHSWHWISAALSLVGMVLFAATGITLNHAASIPADPVTVEQTAALPAPLLARLADFPEETTDPVPDAVARWSAQALKAEIAGKPTETTAEEIYVALPTPGGDGWVTIDRSTGDVLHEKTTRGWIAYLNDLHKGRNAGAVWFWFIDVFAVACVIFALTGLGLMWLHAKGRPSTWPLAALGLLIPVVIALIFIH, encoded by the coding sequence CTGAACGGCGCGCGGTCCTTCTGGCTGAAACAGCTTCATTCCTGGCACTGGATTTCGGCGGCGCTGAGCCTGGTGGGCATGGTCCTGTTCGCGGCGACCGGCATCACCCTGAACCACGCGGCGTCGATCCCGGCCGATCCGGTGACGGTCGAACAGACGGCCGCCCTGCCGGCGCCCCTGTTGGCGCGATTGGCCGACTTCCCCGAGGAGACGACGGACCCGGTTCCTGACGCCGTCGCCCGCTGGTCGGCCCAGGCCCTGAAGGCCGAGATCGCCGGCAAACCTACCGAGACGACGGCGGAGGAAATCTATGTCGCCTTGCCCACGCCGGGCGGCGACGGATGGGTGACCATCGACCGTTCAACGGGAGATGTTCTGCACGAGAAGACGACGCGGGGGTGGATCGCCTACCTCAACGACCTGCACAAGGGCCGCAACGCCGGGGCGGTGTGGTTCTGGTTCATCGACGTCTTCGCCGTGGCCTGCGTTATCTTCGCCCTGACGGGGCTGGGCCTGATGTGGCTGCACGCCAAGGGGCGGCCGTCCACCTGGCCGCTGGCGGCCCTGGGTCTGCTTATCCCCGTCGTCATCGCCCTGATCTTTATTCATTGA